The Microbacterium horticulturae genome has a window encoding:
- a CDS encoding GNAT family N-acetyltransferase, with protein MDVTLRPWAESDLPLLERANTPEMTRHIGGPEEPEKLIERNERYLRLSASGEAEMYRIEVDGEPAGGIGFWIVDHEGTPAYETGWNTLPEFQGRGVAREALRQLIPRVVARGDRALLVAYPGQDNPGSNALCCGAGFTHTGADTMPWRGGELAYNVWELALSASRCRRLRHPDAPGSSASEGSFPRQGRR; from the coding sequence ATGGACGTCACACTGCGGCCGTGGGCCGAGAGCGACCTGCCGCTGCTCGAACGCGCGAACACGCCCGAGATGACGCGCCACATCGGCGGACCTGAGGAGCCCGAGAAGCTCATCGAACGCAACGAGCGATACCTGCGACTCTCGGCGTCGGGCGAAGCCGAGATGTACCGCATCGAGGTCGACGGCGAGCCGGCGGGTGGCATCGGGTTCTGGATCGTCGACCACGAGGGCACGCCCGCCTACGAGACGGGATGGAACACGCTGCCCGAGTTCCAGGGGCGTGGCGTCGCACGCGAAGCGCTGCGGCAGCTGATCCCCCGCGTCGTCGCACGCGGCGATCGTGCCCTGCTCGTGGCATATCCGGGGCAGGACAATCCCGGATCGAACGCGCTGTGCTGCGGTGCCGGCTTCACGCACACGGGCGCGGACACGATGCCGTGGCGCGGCGGCGAACTCGCGTACAACGTGTGGGAGCTCGCGCTCTCGGCTTCGCGATGTCGCAGGCTGCGGCATCCAGACGCGCCCGGGTCATCGGCCAGCGAGGGTTCCTTCCCGCGACAAGGACGGCGTTAA
- a CDS encoding acyl-CoA dehydrogenase: MVDVVRTKKPSVHKRHPGGGAPTAPHSAAEAQRADATEPRIDIAAVTDLLLGTWADARRESREMIKDEAFWQIPGQPMPEHRERVLGQLHRFVEAGAAGRAYPVEHGGQGDNGGNLASFEELVLADPSMQIKAGVQWGLFGSAIQQLGTAKHHAKWLDDVRTLKLPGAFAMTEMGHGSDVAAIGTTATYDPDTDEFVINTPFRAATKEFLGNAALHGQAATVFAQLITGGVNYGVHCFFVPIRDENGQNLPGVTSEDDGVKGGLNGIDNGRLAFENVRIPRENLLNRYGDVAADGTYSSDIPSPGRRFFTMLGALVQGRVSLDGASTTGAALAEYIAITYANQRRQFDSGTGTDEVVLLDYGKHQRRLLPRLAQTYAQFFSHDKLLQRFDGVFGGTHDTPDEREDLETLAAALKPLSTWNALDTVQECREACGGAGFMAENRLVGMHQDLDVYATFEGDNNILLQLVGKRLLSDFAKQFKGKDAAALARYAVGQTAGKIFHGAGLRRLGQSVADFGSTARSIELGLRAEQQHELLAGRVEQMVTDVATALRPASTLSPADAAALFNEHQSELIEAARAHGELLQWEAFAEGVAGVDDAGTGQVLTWMRDLFGLWLIEKHLAWYLINGRLSAQRAASVTRYIDRLCTRLRPHAQDLVDAFGFEAEHVRAPIALGGEKARQDEARAYYAALAASGEAPVSEKTLRKQKK; encoded by the coding sequence ATGGTCGATGTCGTCCGTACGAAGAAGCCCTCGGTCCACAAGCGCCATCCCGGTGGCGGAGCGCCGACCGCACCGCACAGCGCCGCCGAGGCGCAGCGCGCCGACGCGACCGAGCCGCGCATCGACATCGCCGCGGTCACCGATCTGCTGCTGGGCACCTGGGCGGACGCGCGCCGCGAATCGCGCGAGATGATCAAGGACGAGGCGTTCTGGCAGATCCCCGGCCAGCCGATGCCCGAGCACCGCGAGCGCGTGCTGGGTCAGCTGCACCGCTTCGTCGAGGCGGGCGCCGCGGGTCGCGCCTACCCCGTCGAGCACGGCGGCCAGGGCGACAACGGCGGCAACCTCGCCTCGTTCGAAGAGCTCGTGCTGGCCGACCCCAGCATGCAGATCAAGGCCGGTGTGCAGTGGGGGCTGTTCGGCTCGGCGATCCAACAGCTGGGCACCGCGAAGCACCACGCGAAGTGGCTCGACGACGTACGCACGCTGAAGCTGCCGGGCGCTTTCGCGATGACCGAGATGGGCCACGGCTCGGACGTCGCAGCCATCGGCACGACCGCCACCTACGACCCCGACACCGATGAGTTCGTCATCAACACCCCGTTCCGCGCGGCGACCAAGGAGTTCCTCGGCAACGCGGCTCTGCACGGGCAAGCGGCGACCGTGTTCGCGCAGCTGATCACCGGCGGCGTCAACTACGGCGTGCACTGCTTCTTCGTGCCGATCCGCGACGAGAACGGGCAGAATCTGCCGGGCGTGACCAGCGAAGACGACGGCGTCAAGGGCGGCCTGAACGGTATCGATAACGGCCGCCTCGCGTTCGAGAACGTGCGCATCCCGCGCGAGAACCTGCTCAACCGCTATGGCGACGTCGCGGCCGACGGCACCTACTCGAGCGACATCCCCAGCCCCGGTCGCCGCTTCTTCACGATGCTGGGCGCGCTCGTTCAGGGCCGGGTGTCGCTGGATGGGGCATCCACCACCGGCGCGGCGCTCGCGGAGTACATCGCCATCACGTACGCGAATCAGCGCCGCCAGTTCGATTCGGGAACGGGGACCGACGAGGTCGTGCTGCTCGACTACGGCAAGCACCAGCGGCGCCTGCTGCCGCGCCTCGCGCAGACCTACGCGCAGTTCTTCTCGCACGACAAGCTGCTGCAGCGTTTCGACGGGGTCTTCGGCGGCACCCACGACACCCCTGACGAGCGCGAAGACCTCGAGACCCTCGCCGCGGCGCTGAAGCCGCTGTCCACCTGGAACGCGCTCGACACCGTGCAGGAGTGCCGCGAGGCGTGCGGCGGCGCCGGGTTCATGGCCGAGAACCGACTGGTCGGTATGCATCAGGACCTCGACGTGTACGCCACATTCGAGGGCGACAACAACATCCTGCTGCAGCTGGTCGGCAAGCGGCTGCTCAGCGACTTCGCGAAGCAGTTCAAGGGGAAGGATGCCGCGGCCCTGGCCCGCTACGCAGTCGGGCAGACCGCCGGAAAGATCTTCCACGGCGCGGGGCTGCGCCGGCTTGGCCAGTCGGTCGCCGACTTCGGCTCGACCGCCCGCTCGATCGAGCTCGGGCTGCGCGCCGAGCAGCAGCACGAGCTGCTGGCCGGACGCGTCGAGCAGATGGTGACCGACGTGGCGACCGCGCTGCGTCCGGCATCCACACTGTCTCCCGCCGATGCCGCGGCGCTGTTCAACGAGCACCAGTCCGAGCTCATCGAGGCCGCTCGCGCACACGGCGAGCTGCTGCAGTGGGAGGCCTTCGCCGAGGGCGTCGCCGGTGTCGACGACGCCGGCACCGGGCAGGTGCTGACGTGGATGCGCGACCTGTTCGGTCTGTGGCTGATCGAGAAGCACCTGGCCTGGTACCTCATCAATGGGCGGCTGTCGGCGCAGCGCGCGGCATCCGTCACCCGGTACATCGACCGGCTGTGCACTCGGCTGCGTCCGCACGCGCAGGACCTCGTCGACGCCTTCGGCTTCGAGGCCGAGCACGTGCGCGCGCCCATTGCGCTCGGCGGCGAGAAGGCCCGACAGGACGAGGCCCGCGCGTACTACGCGGCGCTCGCCGCCTCGGGCGAGGCGCCGGTCAGTGAGAAGACGCTGCGCAAGCAGAAGAAGTAG
- a CDS encoding integrase core domain-containing protein, with product MSSNQPVDARVRLAIAQWPVDAPRGSVTSFCAEHGLSRKTFYAIRARARAEGQAAALEPRSRRPRSSPTAFGEDVKQQALGVRAALEASGLDHGPISVHDKMTALGMHAPSTASLARIFREKGAARHEPKKKPRSAYRRFVYPAPNACWQLDATEYVLTGGRTCVIFQLQDDHSRVAVASHVAPGETSEGALAVFKKGVAARGVPQRLLTDNGVALNPTRRGWEGQLVSFATSLGVEAITGKPYKPTTQGKNERFHQTLFRWLDKQPIVESIQQLQEQVDRFDVIYNTERPHQGLPGRVTPQHAWDATPLAEPPRPKPAPVEPVVPVARAKPDGLAGHPPHRPRAGVIRTGEHGHSNVIVPANGAVRVRMILFNISSRRAGQRIHAIWDPLGVVFADRHGEVIAEHPWPPHGTRYVSSGARRGRPLTQPTQHEPSPMS from the coding sequence GTGAGTAGCAATCAGCCTGTCGATGCCCGTGTCCGTCTCGCGATCGCCCAGTGGCCAGTGGACGCCCCGCGTGGGTCGGTGACCTCGTTCTGTGCTGAGCACGGTCTTTCCCGGAAGACGTTCTACGCGATCCGTGCCCGTGCCCGGGCGGAGGGACAAGCCGCGGCGCTGGAGCCGCGGTCGCGGCGGCCGCGGTCCTCCCCGACCGCGTTTGGGGAGGACGTGAAGCAGCAGGCGCTGGGCGTGCGTGCCGCGCTGGAGGCATCGGGGCTGGACCATGGTCCGATCAGCGTGCACGACAAGATGACCGCGCTGGGCATGCACGCACCGTCCACGGCGTCGCTGGCGCGGATCTTCCGGGAGAAGGGTGCTGCCCGGCACGAGCCGAAGAAGAAGCCCCGTTCTGCGTACCGCCGGTTTGTTTATCCGGCACCGAACGCGTGCTGGCAGCTGGATGCGACCGAGTACGTGCTCACCGGTGGCCGTACGTGCGTGATCTTCCAGCTTCAGGACGACCATTCCCGGGTCGCGGTCGCGTCCCACGTCGCCCCCGGAGAGACCAGCGAGGGCGCGTTGGCCGTGTTCAAGAAGGGCGTGGCCGCTCGCGGGGTGCCGCAGCGGCTCCTCACCGACAACGGGGTAGCGCTGAACCCGACCCGACGCGGTTGGGAAGGTCAGCTGGTGAGCTTCGCCACGTCCCTCGGGGTGGAAGCGATCACCGGGAAGCCGTACAAGCCGACCACGCAAGGCAAGAACGAACGGTTCCATCAGACCCTGTTCCGCTGGCTGGACAAGCAGCCCATCGTCGAGTCGATTCAACAGCTCCAGGAGCAGGTCGACCGGTTCGACGTGATCTACAACACCGAACGCCCCCATCAAGGACTGCCGGGACGGGTGACCCCGCAGCACGCATGGGATGCCACCCCTCTCGCCGAGCCACCCCGACCCAAGCCCGCGCCCGTCGAACCGGTCGTGCCCGTCGCCCGCGCCAAGCCTGACGGCCTAGCCGGGCACCCACCACACCGTCCCAGGGCCGGCGTCATCCGGACGGGGGAGCACGGTCACAGCAACGTGATCGTCCCCGCCAACGGCGCCGTGCGCGTGCGGATGATCCTGTTCAACATCAGCAGCCGCAGGGCAGGACAGAGGATCCACGCCATCTGGGACCCGCTCGGCGTCGTCTTCGCCGACCGCCACGGCGAAGTCATCGCCGAGCACCCCTGGCCACCCCACGGCACCCGCTACGTGAGCAGCGGCGCCCGCCGCGGACGTCCCCTCACCCAACCCACACAACACGAACCGTCACCGATGTCCTGA
- a CDS encoding DNA-3-methyladenine glycosylase I, whose product MNSDLELGPDGRARCVWPGTDDEYRRYHDEEWGMPQHGDRALFEKLSLEGFQAGLSWITILRKRPRFREVFAGFDPAVVAGFGDDDVERLMADTGIIRNRAKILATIGNARLVADMPDGDLDALMWSFAPTGPRARPASFAEVAASTPESTALSKELRRRGFRFVGPTTMYALMQATGMVDDHLAGCWRAG is encoded by the coding sequence GTGAACTCCGACCTCGAGCTCGGCCCCGACGGGCGTGCCCGCTGCGTGTGGCCGGGCACGGACGACGAGTATCGCCGCTACCACGACGAAGAGTGGGGGATGCCGCAGCACGGCGACCGGGCGCTGTTCGAGAAGCTGTCGCTCGAGGGTTTCCAGGCGGGTCTGAGCTGGATCACGATTCTGCGCAAGCGGCCGCGCTTCCGCGAGGTGTTCGCGGGCTTCGATCCGGCGGTCGTCGCGGGCTTCGGTGACGATGACGTGGAGCGGCTCATGGCCGACACCGGCATCATTCGCAACCGGGCGAAGATTCTGGCGACGATCGGTAACGCCCGGCTGGTCGCCGACATGCCTGACGGCGACCTCGACGCGCTGATGTGGTCGTTCGCCCCGACCGGCCCGCGCGCCCGGCCCGCCTCGTTCGCCGAGGTTGCGGCATCCACTCCCGAATCCACGGCCCTGAGCAAGGAGCTGCGTCGGCGCGGATTCCGGTTCGTCGGGCCCACGACGATGTACGCGCTGATGCAGGCCACCGGCATGGTGGACGACCACCTCGCCGGCTGCTGGCGTGCCGGCTGA